A genomic region of Eucalyptus grandis isolate ANBG69807.140 chromosome 5, ASM1654582v1, whole genome shotgun sequence contains the following coding sequences:
- the LOC120285929 gene encoding zinc finger CCCH domain-containing protein 48-like isoform X2, with protein MDIKTARSTVGWTHKSAAHYNRLQTAPTSPGICTFWFEGRCKRNSCRFLHEASLPRNVYHRAAKLSMTEDGPGKGPESSVVNSANSSSRKGGDSSIEKNPQTAQEKVCRYWILGNCVKGDACPFLHSWFQGVDFAMLAKLEGHKKGVSGIALPSVSTMLYSGSKDGTVRIWDCHTGQCVQVINLRGEVGCFTCEGPWLFVGMPNTVKAWNIQNGASYDISGLVGQGHTMEVGNNMLFAGAEDGTILVWKGGSEADPFQMTAPLRGHTRGVVSLTVGRDRLYSGSIDQTIRVWDLHTLECVQELVGHTDVVMSLLCWDQYLISCSLDQTVKVWGATEGGSLEVVYAHHEDHGILALSGMSDGGGKPVLLCACIDNTVRLYELPSFTERGKLFSRREIRTLQAAPGGLFFTGDAAGMLTIWNWLDFPKSQQQLPHSMESC; from the exons ATGGATATTAAGACAGCAAGGAGTACTGTGGGTTGGACACATAAATCAGCTGCTCACTATAATCGGCTTCAAACAGCACCAACAAGCCCTGGAATTTGCACTTTCTGGTTCGAAGGGAGGTGCAAGCGGAATTCCTGCAGGTTTTTGCACGAGGCATCTCTTCCACGCAATGTTTACCATCGAGCTGCAAAGCTGTCAATGACTGAGGATGGCCCTGGGAAGGGCCCTGAATCTAGTGTGGTGAATTCAGCGAATTCATCTTCTAGAAAGGGAGGCGATTCATCAATAGAAAAAAACCCTCAAACGGCCCAAGAAAAAGTCTGCCGCTACTGGATATTGGGCAATTGTGTGAAAGGCGATGCATGTCCTTTCTTGCATTCATGGTTTCAAGGTGTTGATTTTGCCATGCTGGCTAAGCTTGAGGGGCATAAAAAG GGTGTTTCTGGAATAGCACTTCCTTCTGTATCTACCATGCTCTACTCTGGAAGCAAAGATGGAACAGTACGAATCTGGGACTGTCACACTGGTCAATGTGTTCAAGTGATCAACCTCAGGGGAGAAGTTGGGTGTTTCACTTGTGAAGGTCCTTGGTTGTTTGTCGGCATGCCTAATACAGTTAAG GCATGGAATATCCAGAATGGTGCTAGTTACGATATCAGTGGACTAGTTGGACAGGGCCACACTATGGAAGTTGGTAATAACATGCTTTTTGCCGGAGCTGAG GATGGCACTATCTTGGTGTGGAAAGGAGGTAGTGAGGCTGATCCTTTTCAGATGACTGCGCCTCTCAGGGGTCACACTCGGGGCGTGGTATCATTAACTGTTGGACGTGACCGGTTGTATTCAGGTTCCATTGACCAGACCATAAGG GTGTGGGACTTGCACACTCTGGAGTGTGTTCAGGAACTTGTTGGACACACTGATGTGGTGATGTCACTTCTTTGCTGGGACCAGTACTTGATATCATGTTCATTGGATCAGACAGTTAAGGTCTGGGGGGCCACTGAAGGAGGCAGCTTGGAAGTTGTGTATGCACATCATGAGGACCAT GGTATTCTTGCACTTTCAGGGATGAGTGATGGCGGGGGCAAGCCAGTCCTCCTTTGTGCATGCATCGACAACACTGTTCGCTTGTATGAGCTCCCATC GTTCACTGAAAGGGGCAAGCTATTCTCAAGACGAGAAATTAGGACTCTTCAAGCAGCTCCCGGAGGCCTTTTTTTCACGGGAGACGCCGCAGGGATGCTGACCATTTGGAACTGGTTGGATTTTCCGAAGAGCCAACAGCAGCTTCCTCATTCAATGGAGTCATGCTAA